ATTTTGATGAGGATTTACTGGCTTTAAAAAGAAATGTCCGTGATTTTATCCAGGATGAGGTCGAACCTGTTGCGATGCAAATTGAGGAAGAGGACAAAATTCCGGAAAACATCATCCAGTTATCCAGGGAGATGGGCCTTTTCGGATTAAGCATACCTGATGAATACGGCGGACTGGGAATCGGAATGGTGGAGAAATGCGCACTGTATGAGGAAATCGGCCAGACGCATAATGGGTATACGACTTTGATTGGCGCCCACACAGGAATCGGCACAGTCGGGATCGTCGAGCTTGGCAATGAGCAGCAAAAACGAAAATACTTGCCTGCAATGGCCAGCGGAGAAAAAATCGGTGCCTTCGCCCTCACAGAACCTGATGCAGGGTCGAACGCGGCCAACTTAAAAACGACCGCCGTAAGGAAAGGCGATAAATATGTGCTGAACGGTTTGAAGCACTATATTACGAATGCAGTAGAGGGTAGTGTTTTTACAGTGATGGCAGTGACGGATTCTGAAAAAGGCGCAAAGGGGATCACTTCTTTTATCGTCGAGAAGGACTTTCCTGGCTTCAAGCTCGGCAAAGTGGAAAAAAAGATGGGTCTGAAGGGATCCCATTCTGCTGAATTGGTGTTCGAGGATTGCGAGGTCCCGGTTGAAAATGTTCTTGGGACCGAAGGCCAGGGCTATGTAAATGCCTTGAAAATACTGGCGAACGGAAGGGCAGGCCTCGCTGCGAGAAATCTGGGGTCTTGCCAGAAGCTCCTTGACATGTCTGTTGCCTATGCCAAGGAGAGGGTCCAGTTCGCGAACCCGATCATCAAGCATCAGGCAGTTAGCCATATGCTGGCGGAAATGGCAGTTGAAATCGAAGCACTCAGGTCTTTTACATACCGAGTTGCCTGGATGGTAGATTCCAGACAGAAGGTCATCAAGGAAGCGGCCATGTTAAAGCTCTATGGATCGGAGGTTTATAACAGGGTCGCCGACAAAGCAGTCCAGATTCACGGAGGTCTCGGTTATATATCTGATTATCCAGTCGAAAGATTCTTCCGTGACGCTCGAATCACAAGGATTTATGAGGGTACGTCGGAAATCCAGAAAAACATTATTGCTTCTCAGCTGGAAAAAGAATATTAATAAGCGAACATACCAACTAGTTAGTATCAAAAAGGAAAGAGGTGGTATGGATGAATTTCAACCATACGGAGAAGGTCAAAGAATACCAGGCCAGGCTGTCAGAGTTCATGGATGAATACATTTATCCAAATGAGAAGGTGTATAAAGACCAAATTGATAAAAAAGACCCATTTTCCAAAGTTCCCCCAATCATGGAAGAACTGAAGGAGAAGGCGAAAGAAAAAGGACTCTGGAATTTGTTTTTACCAGAGAGTGAATACGGCGAAGGCCTTACCAACCTTGAATACGCACCGCTTTGTGAAATCATGGGAAGGTCAAGCATCGCTCCAGAGGTGTTCAATTGTGCTGCGCCTGATACGGGCAATATGGAAGTGCTTGTCCGCTACGGAACGGAGGAACATAAGGAACAATGGCTTAAACCGCTCCTCGACGGCGAAATCAGGTCCTGCTTCTCGATGACAGAGCCGGACGTCGCCTCCTCGGACGCAACGAATATCCAGGCAAGCATCATCCGTGATGGCGATGAGTATGTCATTAATGGAACGAAATGGTGGTCATCTGGTGCAGGAGATCCGCGCTGCAAGATTGCGATCGTGATGGGTAAAAATGATCCTGATGCCCCGAAGCATGAGCAGCAATCTATGATTCTTGTTCCGCTTGATTCACCTGGTGTAACGATTAAGAGAATCCTGCCTGTTTTCGGTTACGACCATGCCCCCCATGGACATGCGGAAATAGAATACAAGAATGTGAGGGTGCCAGCCTCCAACATGCTATGGGGTGAAGGAAAAGGCTTCGCCATTGCCCAGGGCCGGCTGGGACCAGGGAGAATCCATCATTGCATGAGAACAATCGGTGCGGCTGAACGTGCACTAGAAGAGATGTCAAAACGGGTCCTTCAGAGAACCGCATTCGGGAAAAAACTCGCCGAACAGGGCGTCATCCAGGAGTGGATCGCGGAAGCAAGGATCGATATCGAGCAGGCAAGGCTCCTTACTTTAAAGGCAGCCTACATGATGGATACAGTCGGCAACAAAGAAGCCAAGGCTGAGATTGCGATGATCAAAGTGGTTGCGCCTAATATGGCACTCAAAATCATCGACAGGGCGATCCAGGCATTCGGCGCGGCGGGTGTAAGTGATGACTTCACGCTCGCAGCGGCATGGGCGAATATCAGGACATTAAGATTGGCGGATGGTCCGGATGAGGTCCATAAACGAGCCATTGCAAGGTACGAACTGAAAAAATATATGTAAGGAGGAGACATCAATGCATGTATCTGAACTATTTTCACTAAAAGGAAAAGTAGCGATTGTCACAGGCGGGGGCAGAGGCCTTGGAGAACAAATCGCGATTGGATTCGCAGAGGCAGGTGCCAATGTGGTCGTTTGCTCACGACGAGTAGAAGCGTGCGAAGAAGTCAGCGGGAAGCTGAAGGAAATCGGAGTTGACTCGCTTGCTTTGAAATGTGACATCACCAACCCGGAAGATGTGAAAAACGTAGTAGAACAGACCGTCGAGAAATTCGGCAGGATCGATATCCTGGTCAATAACAGCGGAGCTTCCTGGGGAGCGCCGGCGGAGGAAATGCCGCTTGAAGCATGGCAAAAGGTCCTGAATGTCAATGTGACAGGAACGTTCTTAATGTCACAGGCTGCTGGAAAAGTGATGCTGGAGCAAAGGTCAGGAAAGATCATCAATATTG
The window above is part of the Mesobacillus jeotgali genome. Proteins encoded here:
- a CDS encoding acyl-CoA dehydrogenase family protein translates to MNFDFDEDLLALKRNVRDFIQDEVEPVAMQIEEEDKIPENIIQLSREMGLFGLSIPDEYGGLGIGMVEKCALYEEIGQTHNGYTTLIGAHTGIGTVGIVELGNEQQKRKYLPAMASGEKIGAFALTEPDAGSNAANLKTTAVRKGDKYVLNGLKHYITNAVEGSVFTVMAVTDSEKGAKGITSFIVEKDFPGFKLGKVEKKMGLKGSHSAELVFEDCEVPVENVLGTEGQGYVNALKILANGRAGLAARNLGSCQKLLDMSVAYAKERVQFANPIIKHQAVSHMLAEMAVEIEALRSFTYRVAWMVDSRQKVIKEAAMLKLYGSEVYNRVADKAVQIHGGLGYISDYPVERFFRDARITRIYEGTSEIQKNIIASQLEKEY
- a CDS encoding acyl-CoA dehydrogenase family protein, which encodes MNFNHTEKVKEYQARLSEFMDEYIYPNEKVYKDQIDKKDPFSKVPPIMEELKEKAKEKGLWNLFLPESEYGEGLTNLEYAPLCEIMGRSSIAPEVFNCAAPDTGNMEVLVRYGTEEHKEQWLKPLLDGEIRSCFSMTEPDVASSDATNIQASIIRDGDEYVINGTKWWSSGAGDPRCKIAIVMGKNDPDAPKHEQQSMILVPLDSPGVTIKRILPVFGYDHAPHGHAEIEYKNVRVPASNMLWGEGKGFAIAQGRLGPGRIHHCMRTIGAAERALEEMSKRVLQRTAFGKKLAEQGVIQEWIAEARIDIEQARLLTLKAAYMMDTVGNKEAKAEIAMIKVVAPNMALKIIDRAIQAFGAAGVSDDFTLAAAWANIRTLRLADGPDEVHKRAIARYELKKYM
- a CDS encoding SDR family oxidoreductase — its product is MHVSELFSLKGKVAIVTGGGRGLGEQIAIGFAEAGANVVVCSRRVEACEEVSGKLKEIGVDSLALKCDITNPEDVKNVVEQTVEKFGRIDILVNNSGASWGAPAEEMPLEAWQKVLNVNVTGTFLMSQAAGKVMLEQRSGKIINIASVAGLKGSNPKVMDAIGYNASKGAVITFTKDLAAKWGPRGIYVNAIAPGFFPTKMSKGLLEKGGQTILEGTPLRKFGSDTDLKGVAVFLAASASDYITGDVVVVDGGTHVL